From one Hyphomicrobiales bacterium genomic stretch:
- a CDS encoding AAA family ATPase — MDPVRNPYSPGAGTQPPELAGRAALLDMASIALQRIARGRAAQSLILVGLRGVGKTVLLNRMREIAEEHHYRTVLIEAHEGKSLPELLAPRLREILLNLNRMHAAKAASGRALRALVGFVRSIKITIGEIDIGIGMGSDQGVADSGDVEADLPVLMVLVAQAAEAAGTPVAILIDEIQYLKSQEFSALIMAIHAVNQRNLPLALVAAGLPQTLGLAGNSKSYAERLFRFPMIGPLTPEDARTALVDPARAEGVEYTEPAVAEILRVTERYPYFLQQWGYEAWNAAEASPIDIAIMPAVTAAAIAELDESFFKVRFERCTPSEKRYMRALAEFGPGAHRSGDIADLLGVKVQSVGPVRNSLIKKGMIYSPSHGDTEFTVPMFDQFMRRVMPQVPPA, encoded by the coding sequence ATGGACCCGGTTCGCAATCCTTACTCGCCCGGCGCCGGCACGCAGCCCCCCGAACTGGCCGGGCGCGCGGCGTTGCTCGACATGGCATCGATCGCCCTGCAACGCATTGCTCGAGGCCGGGCGGCGCAGAGCCTGATCCTGGTTGGCCTGCGCGGTGTCGGCAAGACGGTTCTGCTCAACCGTATGCGCGAAATCGCCGAGGAGCACCACTATCGGACGGTTCTCATCGAGGCGCACGAAGGCAAGTCCCTGCCCGAGCTTCTGGCGCCGAGGTTGCGGGAAATCCTGTTGAACCTCAACCGCATGCATGCGGCCAAGGCCGCGTCCGGCAGGGCGTTGCGGGCGCTCGTGGGTTTCGTGCGCTCGATCAAGATCACGATCGGCGAGATCGACATCGGCATTGGCATGGGCTCGGACCAGGGTGTCGCCGACAGCGGCGACGTCGAGGCGGACCTGCCCGTGCTGATGGTTCTGGTCGCGCAGGCAGCCGAGGCGGCTGGAACTCCGGTTGCGATACTCATCGACGAGATCCAGTATTTGAAGTCGCAGGAGTTCAGCGCGCTGATCATGGCCATCCACGCCGTCAACCAGCGCAACCTGCCGCTGGCGCTGGTCGCCGCCGGCCTTCCGCAGACGCTTGGCCTCGCGGGCAATTCCAAGTCTTACGCGGAGCGACTGTTCAGGTTCCCCATGATCGGGCCGCTGACGCCCGAGGACGCGCGCACTGCGCTCGTTGATCCGGCGCGTGCGGAGGGGGTCGAATACACCGAGCCTGCCGTTGCGGAAATCCTCCGTGTAACGGAGCGCTACCCCTATTTCCTCCAGCAGTGGGGATATGAGGCCTGGAACGCGGCCGAAGCGAGCCCGATCGACATCGCGATCATGCCAGCCGTGACCGCGGCTGCGATCGCCGAGCTGGACGAGAGTTTTTTCAAGGTTCGCTTCGAGCGTTGCACGCCGTCGGAAAAGCGCTACATGCGTGCGCTCGCCGAGTTTGGCCCGGGGGCGCATCGCTCCGGAGACATCGCCGACCTGCTCGGTGTCAAGGTGCAGTCGGTCGGGCCGGTCCGCAACAGCCTCATCAAGAAGGGCATGATTTATTCGCCGTCGCACGGCGACACCGAGTTCACGGTCCCGATGTTCGACCAGTTCATGCGCCGTGTCATGCCACAGGTGCCACCGGCCTGA
- a CDS encoding methyltransferase: MPAAQHAGQGALALEVIMAAIEETSARKRRSGGRDARRELRSQPLAADLAPVRAGLEGGRFQPLDAAAQKRIADAVFTVLEEIGYADAIPSCIEACTARGAIYEGGRLKFPRAVVEDVIAGAARHFPLYGQSEEHDLHPMGRKVHYGTAGAAVHVVDLETRSYRESYLKDIYDAGRIVELMDNIHYFQRPMVARDLPDPRDLDFNTVYAAVSATRKHVGASFVLPEHVDETIAMLHMVAGGEDKWRARPFVSQSNCFVVPPLKFAEDACRCLEAAVRGGMPVLLLSAGQAGATAPAAIAGAVVQAVAEVLGGLVYVNALVPGHPAIFGTWPFVSDLRTGAMSGGSGEQALLTAACGQMAQYFDLPGGSAAGMADSKLPDVQAGYEKGITNVMAGLAGVNLVYESAGMHASLLGFCLESLIIDNDMLGQCMRCVRGIDVGDEALSVETIRDVCLSGPGHYLGHGQTLSLMQTEYIYPKIGNRMSPKEWDEAGRPDIIETAIARKKAILSDFHPRHIPVEVDEAIRARFPVRLPRSAMGR; this comes from the coding sequence ATGCCCGCGGCGCAACATGCGGGGCAAGGCGCATTGGCTCTGGAGGTTATCATGGCCGCGATCGAAGAGACGAGCGCTCGCAAGCGCAGGAGCGGGGGACGCGACGCGCGGCGGGAGCTTCGCTCTCAACCGCTGGCGGCGGACCTTGCTCCCGTGCGCGCCGGCCTCGAGGGCGGTCGCTTCCAGCCGCTCGATGCCGCCGCGCAAAAGCGCATCGCCGACGCGGTTTTCACGGTTCTGGAAGAGATCGGCTACGCCGACGCCATCCCGAGCTGCATCGAGGCGTGCACCGCGCGCGGCGCCATCTACGAAGGTGGCCGCCTCAAATTCCCGCGGGCGGTGGTCGAGGATGTGATCGCGGGCGCGGCCCGGCATTTCCCGCTCTACGGTCAGAGCGAGGAGCACGACCTGCACCCCATGGGGCGCAAGGTGCACTACGGAACCGCCGGGGCGGCGGTGCACGTGGTCGACCTCGAGACGCGCAGCTATCGCGAATCCTATCTCAAGGACATCTACGACGCAGGGCGCATCGTCGAGCTGATGGACAACATCCACTACTTCCAGCGCCCGATGGTGGCGCGCGACCTGCCTGACCCGCGCGATCTCGATTTCAATACCGTCTATGCGGCGGTATCGGCGACGCGAAAACACGTCGGCGCCAGCTTCGTTCTGCCCGAGCACGTCGACGAGACGATCGCCATGCTGCACATGGTGGCAGGCGGGGAGGACAAATGGCGGGCGCGGCCCTTCGTCTCGCAATCGAACTGCTTCGTCGTGCCGCCGCTGAAGTTCGCCGAGGACGCCTGCCGGTGTCTCGAAGCGGCGGTGCGGGGTGGCATGCCGGTGCTGTTGCTGTCGGCGGGTCAGGCGGGCGCGACGGCGCCGGCCGCGATAGCAGGTGCTGTGGTGCAGGCGGTCGCGGAAGTGCTCGGCGGGCTCGTCTACGTCAACGCGCTCGTGCCCGGCCACCCGGCAATTTTCGGGACGTGGCCATTCGTTTCCGACCTCAGAACCGGGGCGATGTCGGGCGGCTCGGGCGAGCAGGCGCTGCTGACGGCGGCGTGCGGGCAGATGGCGCAGTATTTCGATCTCCCTGGTGGCTCGGCGGCGGGCATGGCGGATTCCAAGCTGCCGGACGTCCAGGCCGGCTATGAAAAGGGCATCACCAACGTCATGGCCGGGCTCGCGGGCGTCAATCTCGTCTACGAGTCCGCCGGCATGCACGCCTCGCTGCTCGGCTTCTGCCTGGAAAGCCTCATCATCGACAACGACATGCTGGGGCAGTGCATGCGCTGCGTGCGCGGCATCGATGTCGGGGACGAGGCGCTCTCGGTCGAGACCATCCGCGACGTTTGTCTCTCCGGGCCCGGACACTACCTCGGGCACGGCCAGACTCTTTCGCTGATGCAGACGGAGTACATCTATCCCAAGATCGGCAACCGCATGAGCCCCAAGGAGTGGGACGAGGCGGGACGGCCGGACATCATCGAGACGGCCATCGCACGCAAGAAGGCGATTCTCTCGGATTTTCATCCTCGCCACATCCCGGTCGAGGTCGACGAGGCGATCCGCGCACGCTTTCCGGTGCGCCTGCCACGCTCGGCGATGGGGCGGTAG
- a CDS encoding SpoIIE family protein phosphatase → MSITHFAHASAAIIGARENQEDACGSTVLAADGSDAGAQMLVAVVADGMGGHAAGEEASRTAVEAFLDVMRRSTERDRRFSALEAANAAIMQRTIEEPQFDGMGCTLVSAVIDADGLRWVSVGDSLLYLFRNGRLRRLNADHSMAPVLDDLAERGLMDRLEARHSPRRHHLRSALTGRSMEMIDLPDEPIALEANDCVLLASDGLETLPEGVIEAILRRQQGEGADRVADALLEAVAAAAEPYQDNATVFVVQARGDGECAEIEPTQPLPRRG, encoded by the coding sequence ATGAGCATCACGCATTTCGCCCATGCCAGTGCCGCGATCATCGGCGCCCGTGAAAACCAGGAGGATGCCTGCGGCTCCACCGTGCTCGCAGCCGACGGGAGCGATGCAGGGGCGCAAATGCTGGTCGCCGTCGTCGCCGACGGGATGGGCGGACATGCCGCGGGCGAGGAGGCCAGCCGGACGGCGGTCGAGGCCTTCCTCGACGTCATGCGACGCAGCACCGAAAGGGACCGCCGGTTCTCGGCCCTCGAGGCGGCCAACGCCGCCATCATGCAGCGGACGATCGAGGAACCGCAGTTCGACGGCATGGGCTGTACGCTGGTGTCGGCGGTCATCGATGCCGACGGGCTGCGCTGGGTCAGCGTTGGTGATTCGCTCCTCTATCTCTTCCGGAACGGTCGGCTGCGTCGCCTCAACGCCGACCATTCCATGGCACCGGTTCTCGACGACCTCGCCGAGCGCGGCCTCATGGACCGCCTCGAGGCCCGTCATTCGCCGCGACGACACCATCTGCGCTCGGCGCTCACGGGGCGCTCGATGGAAATGATCGACCTGCCGGACGAGCCGATCGCACTCGAGGCCAACGACTGCGTCCTGCTGGCAAGCGACGGACTGGAAACGTTGCCGGAAGGGGTCATCGAGGCGATCCTGCGTCGGCAGCAGGGGGAAGGCGCGGATCGAGTAGCGGATGCGCTGCTCGAGGCGGTCGCGGCCGCGGCCGAGCCCTACCAGGACAATGCCACGGTTTTCGTCGTTCAGGCCCGCGGCGACGGAGAATGCGCCGAGATCGAGCCGACACAGCCGCTGCCCCGCCGCGGCTGA
- a CDS encoding FHA domain-containing protein: protein MAGDDRRADAGAGGRPAATPNAPGAAEEQMVVIARRADKPPRPVETLAQRQDSLRQALNAVNDALANEDADAANRAEAIQQPASSESHAGGSAERAVRPAAPPPSSGAEARPTPQIRGDSSAMNVPKTQIIRGQRRPTRTDFHQEPVVAWLVIIGGPGLGAFRPLFTGNNTIGRATTNRVPIDFGDDSISSQEQAYVRYDAADREFLFVPNLSKTNVVSVNEHKPTSAVKLQPIDVITMGQTQMVFVPFCGEDFDWSEFADLE, encoded by the coding sequence ATGGCTGGTGACGATCGTCGAGCGGACGCGGGGGCGGGCGGACGCCCGGCGGCGACGCCCAACGCGCCCGGGGCCGCGGAAGAGCAGATGGTGGTGATCGCGCGGCGCGCCGACAAGCCACCTCGCCCGGTCGAGACACTCGCGCAACGACAGGATTCGCTTCGCCAGGCGCTCAATGCCGTCAACGACGCACTTGCCAACGAGGATGCCGATGCGGCAAACCGGGCCGAGGCGATCCAACAGCCCGCATCCAGCGAGTCGCACGCCGGCGGCTCCGCCGAGCGTGCGGTGCGGCCCGCCGCTCCGCCGCCAAGCAGCGGCGCCGAGGCGCGCCCGACGCCTCAGATCCGGGGAGACAGCAGCGCGATGAACGTTCCCAAGACCCAGATCATCCGAGGCCAGCGCCGTCCGACGCGGACCGATTTCCACCAGGAGCCGGTGGTTGCCTGGCTGGTGATCATCGGTGGACCGGGGCTCGGTGCGTTCCGACCGCTCTTTACCGGCAACAACACCATCGGGCGGGCGACCACGAACCGCGTGCCGATCGACTTCGGCGACGATTCGATTTCGAGCCAGGAGCAGGCCTACGTCCGCTACGATGCGGCGGACCGCGAATTCCTTTTCGTTCCCAACCTCTCGAAGACCAACGTCGTCTCGGTCAACGAGCACAAACCGACCTCGGCAGTGAAGCTCCAGCCCATTGACGTCATCACGATGGGCCAGACGCAGATGGTGTTCGTGCCGTTCTGCGGGGAAGACTTCGATTGGTCGGAGTTCGCCGATCTCGAATGA